In Plasmodium vivax chromosome 14, whole genome shotgun sequence, the genomic window CTCAAAATAAGTGAATTTTTGTTGtgcttaatttttctgtCATTGTACTGACTGTCCTTAGAAAGCTTTGCGTCTAGGATGTGCTTTAGTACGGCTACATTTTGCTTTGGCGCGGTTGGCTTCGCTTCCATTATTGAGTTGGGGGGGTGCAGCAGTTGGTGGGTAGCAGATAGTAGGTACCAGATGGTGACAAATATTTCAAAGAGGGGACGGCTATGCTATCTGCGAGACGCGCCTCACCTGCGCCAACTCCGCACGAACTGCGCCGCTCATGCGAAGCCCCAAAGTCAACCCCCCCTTGGAGACTGCTAAGTGCTCTTAACAACCGCGCGAAAATTAAACCAAAAAAGGGTACAAAATGAATACGCGTATTTCGcagaagttgaaaaaaaaattatggccTCATCAAACTGGCATACTTAAAcacgtgtatatatacaatgTCATCGCGCGAGCTCATTTTAGTAAAACACTTTTTCTATGCATAAATTATCAGTtcggaaaaaattgcctatTCGTGGtgaaacttatttttttacgacGCGACGTAAGGAAGGCGAAAAGAGTTAATTAGGCTGGTTTGGCAAAAACTGCATTCCGCGTTGCCAAATGGtcgagaaataaaaaaaaaaaagtattcccccctggaaaggaaaaaaaagaagttttcAAAATGCATGCATTTGTATGCCCTACAATTTTAAATTGacttgcaaaatggggagtaatcattcatttttaaaacgagAGTAAGTATAACACCTCAGGAACATTTGGGGGTCTTCCCTCTTTTTCGTATCTTTTTTGCCATCCCCCCGAAAATACTTCACACAAGCAATGTTGCAGACCGGGCACCACCAAATCTCacaatttgtaaaaaagaggaaaagctCATCGGCGGAACAATTGCCtcctaaaaatatttcaaactTGTTGGGCCAAAAAATGATTGTCCCTTTTTGGCGTCACTTtgataaagcaaaaaaaatacataatgcTATGTTATAGCTACCCATTTTAGCTTAACTATGTTGTCGTTACACCGCTGCTTCAGCACAACAGTtggtggtgaaaaaaaaaaagggttaacaCGTTTCCATGcgcatttcctttttttcttttggttcctaaaaaaaggcacattttaaaacacgcggcatgttttttttcccccctttcagGTGTGTAGATACACCCATTTAACCATTTCGTTGAGACGCTTAATGTGTGCCACTACAATGATGAGAGGCAGCGGTTTCTATtacccatttggggaaagACTCAGTGGGGATATAATAAGCGCATGTAACTCATCCCTGCGTGGATTGTCAAATTTGAACAGATGAAAATCTCCCCTCTGTCGTCGCTGATATTTCCAGTAGACTTATCTTCAGTCCCaatctccccatttttgttagCCCTATGTTGGCACCTCCCATTTTGACTTTATTTTCACCGCTTTGTTATCACCTCGCACTTTTTCGGTCTATCGCAAAATTGTGTCTCCCCTATAAGTGCGCCATATTCATTTGTGTGTAAGTGCATGTGCTGACTTGACGGACCCTCTTCAAAACAAACTGTGCATTTCTCTCTCACCCCCGGTTGAtgtcaaaatgaagagaataCTCCCCGTGTGTGTGCTTGCCATTTCGTGCCTCCTGTCAAACGTAAAATGTTTCACGACCAACGTCTACAACGGAAGTGGCCTTCATAACTGTTCCAGCCTCTTCTGTTCTTACGACAAATTATCAAATATTTACGACAATTCTAAGTTTATCCTGGCGGAGCTGGAAAGCATTCTTTACGATGTGCGCGATGAGAAGAATGCGCATCAGTCGGGTTggtttttttacaaaaaagtgtTCCTCCCAAGAGGGTCACTCCGAAGTAGACGCACCTGCACATATCTCTAAACCGAATGACCATACAGGTATTCTTCCACACATGGCTACCTCTccgcttcaccccttttACAGAACACGAGCGTGACAAATCGCTGGACctcgaaataaaatttcctaATTCTAAGGATCACGAGGATTTGTCGTATTTATCTCCCGACGAGGAGTACGAGAATGAAAGCAGCTTTGGTGAGCCCGTTCCGTACATCATCATTAGCAGGATGGACGATGgttataattcattttggttTTCCTGAATGGCTGCTTCGTTTTAGTTGCTCCGTTTGTGCCATGGGTGTAGTGTTGTTACACTGTGGCGGTGCGGCGGTGCGACGGTGCGACGCCGTTGCACTTCACCTGAATGGAAGAAATAGCCGCCCACCCTTCATGCCACTCTACCCCTCTTTTGCTTACGAACACGTGCAGACGACTTCGAAAAGTCTATActagtaaagaaaaaaaaaacatacccCGTAACAGTTGCTAAGCGGAGTGGAAGGCCACTACAACATGCATGTGGAATAAATCATTCCTATTCTTTAATGCGGTTGTTTCTAAAACTCAGTTGCTTGCTTTTCTTTGGCGCACAAATCTTCCCCGCAATGCTTGATGCGTTCCCTTTCAGAGTAAAACCCCGGAGAGGCTAGACGACTCGGAAAATAGCGAACTGACGAACGAAGAACAGATGGACATGGCCTTCTCTAAAATACGTGACGTAGGCATTGAGAGTTACAGGCACACAGGCCCTTTTGCCTGCGTGTGCGCTATGTAGGCACATTTATTCATGCACATCTGTACACATGGcgatttcctctttttttttgcacgacCAGCTTGAAGAACAGCAGAAGCGCTTTTCGGAGGAGAAGAGGTCAGGCCTGGATGCGAAAAATAGAGAAAAGCGCAAATATAATCTTTTAACACTTCTGCACAGGCGCAACACCGCTGTGCCGGTACAATTTGTAATGATCGCCTTTTCCTGTTTAAGCGCCTCtcacttttcccttttccaccCCTCCCTGTTTCATGCCAAAATGCTATCATCGTACTGAAGGAAAttcaatttgaagaagtaccTACGATGAAGTCAGCACGTGGTGCacgcaaaatgaggaagctAAAAAGGAAGGAGCCCCCGAGGTGATGCATAACTCAGCCATActctgcacatttttaaacaatGTAGTTACGTttgttcagttttttttttttttttttttttcttttgtttgtcttgtttattttgtttattttgtgttttttcacATGAATGGCAAAATGAAGGCTAAACGGCGAAggattcacaaaaaaaaaaaaaaaaaaaaaaattgtttacaCACGCATATGTGTATCTATGTGGACATATGAATGCACATCTCCACACTCACGTGTGCTACCTTTACAAATGAGTTTAACAAAAAACGAATgagataattattttttaaaactttaaaaaaaaaaaaaaattaatgcgGCGTGGGGACATAGCCGTCTACGTAAAAATTTCTCGTCATGGGGGGCAACTTAATCTTCATTCCGTCTAGCTCCTTTTTGAGTTTCACCTGGCATCCCAATCTGGaactgcaaagggggaaagggtTCTCAATGTGTCGCAGTGTAAACAGCAGTTGGGTTATCCATGGGGGCATCCTTTGGGTGCACCCCCTCAGCcaagcaaaagggggtattacaaaagggggtgcagcgaaaagggggaaaatgaccGGGCCCACGCCTGCCCACACTCCGTCCGCCTCACGTTTCCGTTATGCAGGGGGCCAGCTCCAGCATGTCAATCTCGTTGTCTAGTGCTTCCGGCAAAAGGTCGTAATATTTTTCGTCAATGATCACGTGGCAAGTGGAACACGCGCAGAAGCCGTCACACGCCcctacacaaaaaaggggagaaaatggGATGTGAAAATATCAAATCGGGTACATTTGCATAAGATATGTATTCCCACTAATTAATCGCCATGTGGTAAAGCTATCAAGTGGTGCTTTCCCCTGCTGGGTATACCTTCTATGTTTATGCCATTTTCATGGGCCACTTTTAATATGCTGTCTCCTACTTTTGCTTTAACGGTTTTTTCATAACTGTCCTGATTTACAAATGTCACGTCGCtaggaagggggaaaaaatgttagCGGTTAGTTGAAGGGAGCTCCTACGTAGGACAAAACAGCACAGTGCTGTTCACGCGGAGTACGCCCACTTATGTATgtttgcccatttgtgtatgTTTGCCACTTATGCGCTTGCGCAGGTGAACACCTCAGGGATGGAGAACTCACATTTCTTCGGGACCCTGGGTCGTGAACGCTCTGATGTAGTTAAAATAGATGCACTTGTTTTTTATCTTGTTCAATAGAGCCCTTTTGAATGTATAGTTTCTACTGAGAAAGCTAAACTCTGCCAGTGGGTGAGGAGGGACACGCGTCGTGTTCGTGTCGTgggtacatatatgtgtagaAGCGCTTACGTAGGTATGTCCAGTCGGGCACGCGGGAACTTCATCTGCGCACACGCCTGTGCATACGCTTTTGTATACACCTGTGCACACGCCTGCTAACAGGCTTGTCTTTCGCTCTTTCCTGCCCCTTACTTGTAATCATTTTCCCCGTCCTCCGTCATTTAATTTGTGAAAGCTGTTCACAATCtgcgtacatatgtataatcGAACACGTTTTGTTGACGCTGTTTCGGCTGCACAGGTGGTGCGTGTGTTTAGCTTTCATGCGGGGCGATGTCCAGCTGGATGGTCAAATTGGTCCGTTCAAAATTGTGGTAAAATTGTGACAAAATTGGGGGGGAGTGATTAAAAGTTGCATCCAGTGTGCTTCAAATGGTTCCACAGATGGAGATTCAAAGAGAGGTTAAAAAAGTCGGCAGCAGGGTTATACACAAAGAgggaacaaaatggagcaaTGGCACAGTCTCATCGGAACAGTCGCATTGGAACAGTCGAATGGGATTTattcgaaaaggagaaaagcaaaataaattcataaaccattttcttccttatgTAGTACAGTCAGGGgagataaaattaaaaaaaaaaaaaaaaaaattagccatATGCTGCGATATGCATGCTGCCCACTTCGAAAgcgccgtttttttttttttttttttctctccttttggtGATACCATTTGCGCTTTTTCACCCTTTggaattttttacaacatttatAAGCTCGGATTCGTGTAAACTGGTAAGCCAAAATGTGccataaaaattaaccacATAtgacgtttttatttttttcatgctatttgcatattttactGCTCacttttgtgcatttttttcacaacgCAGTAAAATGTGAACCTtcaattttccttttggctTGATATAACagttcctttcctttttcctccccccctaaGCGAACAGTTTATTGAAACGGGCTAACTGCACATTTGTGTAGGTTATACATACCCGGTAGGTGTATTCATAAACGCACACAGGCATCGAGGGGGACTCTTACGTCGGTGGGCTTATCCACGCTGTGAGATTTTCATAATTGCAGCACGGCATGTGTTGTGAAGAAGAGGCAGCAGGAGAACTACCAAATGAGGGTGCAGCGACGCTGAAAGGGGAGAGGCAATAGATCATCGTACTGTCTTAGCGGGCGAGGTCGTTGCGGGTACGTGATGTTTTAACagaaaaagcgaaaagggagCCACGCGGAGCGGTGAAATTGTGACCAAGAAGGACGAAGCGGATAAATCGAGTCAGGCGGAAAAGGCGGACAGCGCCAACTGAGCGGCGACTCGACGCACCCCGCACGGAACCCCCCCAGAATCTCAAACAATGCAGCAGCCAAAAAATGATAGGCAAAATATTTGACAACGCGTTTCGAATACGCACATATAACCGGCTGGTGTGCTTCGTCATCGGGGGAGCCTTCTCCTACAGTTTTGCAAACCCAGACATGGATACCGTGTACgaatttttccccatttttaagcaaaacaAATATGCGTATTTGACATTTCTCGAAGTCAACGAAAAACATGGAAACgtatttgaagaaaaacttaAGGACTTATGCAGATTTTATCAGAAACAGCCTGGctatttatatacaaaaataattaaaaggaaaaataatttcaacaATTTGAGCAGATACATTGTTGTTTCAACTTGGTTAAAGAGCGAGAATTATCTCCTGGCGTGTAATAGGATGTACGGACAAATTTTGatcaaaaatttacaaaactACACCAattataattcctttttgtacAGGATAGTTGTCGACGACTCGGATTACTTGCCTCCCTTTTGACGGGGGCTGGCAGTTGGCCACTGCCCAGGTTGAGGTGGTATGTTTTTTTGGCATTCCTTTGGAAAAcgtttatgaaaaaaatgccagCAGTTATTTGGAGCTTTCTGTAACTTTCCCGATGAACACTTCTTACACTTTACAAATGCACTGACAGAAGGTGATCTGGGGaaggtttctttttttaaagggggACTTCCCTTTTGGTCACCTCCTAATCGCTTATTATTTGTGCGTAAATTTTTACGAATTAACATCCTGCGTtaaatccattttgttttttttttcccccatttttataattttccgTGTCTACCTCTTTGTTTAATTCTGcttaaccatttttatttcctcacGTGTGCGTTCATATGCGCGTAGGATATACCCCCGTTTATGCATCCTCGCCCCCGAGCAAAACCTAGGAACTTTTATTCTTACGAAACAACGGAAAGTGCCTAAACCTCCGTGAAATGATGCAAAACAGCTCGAAACGTCTTTAAAATGGTAATCTGTATGCATATACGTGTGTGTACACCTGGGCTGCTTTTTATCCATGTACACCACTGAGGGATCAcacaaaggagggaaaaaactgATTGGCGGTCCTTCTCACCAATTTGGGGATCCCAATTTTGATCCAACGGGACATCCACTTCGTTGAAGGGATAACCATATTCCCCACGTTGTGGCGTATATTCATGTGTATATACGTCTATGCTCACCTGAGccattttcctccccccaagATTGTACGTACACCATGACCTCTCACCCCAATGCGTCATGAGCCGGTAAATTTTTGGCCCAATATGACAAAACGTAAAATTGGAAATTTgtgaaatggaaaaaaatgaaaagaaacaattttttgaaattcatAAGAAGACATGTTATTTTATAactacttcttttttttttttttcatcttcattCTGCAtactttccccatttttgccattcaCCAAAGTTCGAagagcaacaaaaaaggcTACATTAAAGAAAACAGCCAAAACAGACGGAAAAACCAAATCGATAGAAAAATACTCTTATGTGCCACTTGGACggaataaagcaaaaatgagggTTCGCTCTTTCATTTATGCTTTGGCGGCCGCGCTATGTATCAACTCGATATTTGCTTATAGAAGATTAAAAGATATTAATAACTTGCAAATTTTGTCGCAGGGCTTCAAGGCGATAAAACCGGTAGGTGTAAAATGCTCGCCTTTATGCTAATATATTTAGCTACCACTTTGGTGCATGCACCAATGCATATGCTTTTCCTTAGTtttattgatttttttttctttttttttcgcattttttgccccattccttttttctttttcgtgcATTACCTCGCCAGACCAACTTCCACCAAATTCGATCGAGGGCTAAGGCTTCCGCGCCGGACCAGGTAGAACGCTTACGCCGTAGCGCattgaaaaggaagaagcgggggCATATGTCCACGTGTGCATGGCTCCCTTTAAAGTGTGCTTAGCATACATGCCATCTTGCTATCACATTTGGatcttaaaaatggggataaCCCCTTTacgaaaatttttatttcctcctcgCAGCTGAACATTGATATAGGCGATTGGACCATTTACATAACGCACAAAACACCGTACTACAACAcggagaaaattaaaaccaTCCTAATTTACTCCATGACGTACCCGTTTAAGGAGTTGGAAGAGTTTAAAGAATATCTTTTTGAGGATTAGCACCACGCGGAGGGCTCCAAAAATGGTAAGCACATTTTGCCCAAATGAAGCAGCACAAAGAGGCTTAAAAAGTGGATGAAGAGGAATTTCCCCAAATTGTGAGACTCGCACGTTAGCGGGAATTTACCCGCACGCTAACGGGAATTTATCCGCACTTTTAACCTcagcaaatggggggagcgaacacccacgtgtgtgtgtatcTGCATACAGATGTGCTCCTCAAAAGGAGCTACACTTAGTAAGACACACCCCGTTACCCCCTTATTACGTGGTTTAACTCAATTCCCTTTTAGGTAGAACGGAGGCCATTCAAGAGCAAAAAGTAAAACGCCTGGGGAGTCTACCCCTGCACAGATATGCGAAGAAACACTTGGTGGCTGAAGCGCAAATCACGAAATTGCTTTTTGGACAGCATGCGCAAAGGAGAAAGGCATAAGCTGCGGAGGAGCAGCTCATCTTACCATttcagcaaaatggggaaataaaaGGTCCGCATTTAAGGCAGCGCTCGAAACGCGCCACGTGTGATTGAAGGGGCCGCTCTACCGTTCTGCATCCCTTGCGCGTCCGCAACAGCAGAgtgtacacacatacatatatatatatgcgtagcATACAGTTCTACACACCTACACGTCCACACATACAAAAAACGACCGCTCGTTTCGCCATTCATTTCACCTTTATGCgattgcaaaaatggtacACTGCACAACAGCGTGTTAGAAATTACGTGTGTTTCTTATGccaaattttttgcttttttttttccgttcatAACATTTGCAAAACGACTGaggtgcattttttccaaacgacgttcgcaattttttggaTTTAAAATTAACCATTAGTCTTACCCactgggggaaaaaaaagggaacggTTAAGAGGGGCTACGAAAAGGTGAAAACGGCTCGGAAAAGAAAACCACACGAAGATGAGCGAGCTAcgggaaaacaaaacaacGCAGTATTTGGCGCACATTTTCTGaactgaaaaataaaaaaaaatatccttgGACCAATATGTGACCAAAGTGCCGGTAATTTTTCTGAATGCATATTATCATCGTGGACAAATAGCACTAACACATTTGCAGGAATGCCATGTATGCGACATGCGAACAAGTGAACATAAAATGATACgtacgtttttattttgcatttctgTATGCATAACGTAACGCTTGTCCGTTTTTGCggaataagtaaaaattttttttttttttttttcttttgggtgtatacatatgtaaagGACGAATTTAGCGAAATTGCTCTTTCTTTAAGctgtatttttaaagaacagGGGAAAAcactttgtttttgttttttttttgtttttttttccagtgaAAATGCACTTTGAAGGATGCATGAAAGGAGTAGCTTGTGATAAATTCGGTTAATTGCCTGCCCCAAGTGTATGCGCAGAGGTAGTGGTACAGCATAGCACAGTTGGCATGGCACAGCTAGTATGGCATATCATAGCTAGCATGGCATAGCACAGCACATGCGCGCAATCCCCCCGTGATATATGCGACGCGTGAGGGACCCTTTCTGCACATCGTTTCCGGTCAAgtacagttaaaaaaaacactaaaGGGAGAAGGCGGCGAGTGCAGAAAAATTACCTTTCGGAAGTGTAACGcatccccaatttttttgcagtaCTGTCGCAGGAGAAGTATAAACATAATACGCGCCACATGTACCATCTGCGCCATAGGTGCTGttcatacgtacatatatatataatatacccCTTCACATGTACCTGCTTGCATAAACTTATGCGTACGCGCGTATCTGTTTGCCGAGGGCGTAGTACACCATCCTGTGCCATCAACCTTTTGGCGATCACATCATTGGAGCAGCAACAATGGATATGGAAATAAAAGATTTCGATAAGTTTTCTGGATTTCGAATTAACTGCACGAAGGATTTGATCGTTAAGGGCAGCATAAGTGCCGTGGTGGGGATGATTCTGGGGATTATGTGCTCGCTCATAGTAAACTGCACGTTAGTTGAGGTTTCCCTGTCGAAGTTTTTTTCCATGGTAGGTTGACCTCCCCATTGCATGCGCGTTAAGTTTACctatacatgtgcacatttatgtgttcatttttttttgcgctgcGAGGAGGGCTCAATGGCAGCCCCAACGTACAAAACACATGGGTGTAGCGGTGCTTACAAGTTTGCACCTGCTCACGGAGGAGCAGCCGaacccccccatttggttgcACTGTTTAATTGGTCCAGAGGTCCACTGTTCCGCCGCTGCACCGCTTCGTTATTACATTCCCAATTTtgccgcccctccccccgcagtaCTTCGGCATACTATTCATCGTAGTTGGGCTAATAATTTTCTGGAGGTTGAACGCCAATGTGACGGACGAAACAGAAAATAGAAGAAACCAACTGATGATCTTGGCGGGACTGGTATGGATGCGAATCTCGCGCAGATACAACGAAAACAAggctttacatttttacgaATATGCACAGAGAGGATGTACATATCTACATATGAGTGCTCTTGATGATTAAACATGCAAACACATCGCCATATATTCACACGTGCGCATCGCATTTCACCTTTGCAGATTGTTTTTTCAGGAATTCTGTGCCTCTTCTTCGACCGTTCATGGCTGTTTTCCCTGTCGCCACTATCCAAAGTGCCCATTTACTGCATCCTCGGAATTAGCATTTCCTTCGCATTGACATTCAGCTTAATAGATTTGATAAACTACCTGATCGGCTTTATCCAGGGGTCCATAACGAGGCCGCTGATTGAGTCAGTAGCGCAGGTGAGCGGGAAAGGAAGCGAAACCGGCGAAGGAACGAACGAGGGAACGAGGGAGGGAACAAGCGAGGAAGCAAACTCGTAAATGTGAAGAGCGCTCCCCCACATACACGCccctacacacacacactttCCCCACGCGCCACCTTTTCAGGTGTACCTGATTCTCCTGTTCACAATAACAATGGGGGGGATATTCGGGTTCATTTTTGGCTTGCTGGACGTAGAAGACGAATCCTCCCACCACATTCGCTTGGCCCTGATGAAGGCGGAAAATTGTTGCTTCCCCCTGGGAGCCGTGCTAGGAGGAATAGTAAGATCATGTGCATATCGAGCGGTGTATCCGCTGCGCGAGATTCACATGTGTGTTACATTTATGCCGCTGCCCGCGCACGTGCACCATTTTAACCGcgttcattttccccctcttttaaCGCATTTAGGCTGGGTTTGGTAATGAAGTTTTCAGGCAACAAAGCGAAGCctacaaaattgaaaacgtTACCGAATTTGATGATGAAGTTTGAAAGGcatactatttttttcctatttttttttttttttttttgtccttgttatgttttccttttattttttttttctcgtataactttaaaaatggagagaataATTAAATCGAAAACGTCAAATTTTAAGTGAacaaagtgggaaaaaaagaaaagaaaaaaaaaggtcttTATTTGGTTTATATGCAACActtcgtccttttttttttttccagcccaccttctcccatttttttttttttttttttttttttgtttttgttcatttcgcTTCCTACGTGTGTgattcatttttctatttatcaCTACTTCTCACATGTGTTGTTTTGATTTATCtgtaaatgataaaatgtgTTGACttgcaaaagtaaaaaaggaaacttcTCCCGTGACTTTGTTTTAACGAATAATTctgcttaaaaaaaggtaaacttaagggaaaaggaagagcccCTTCATAGGGGATATTCCCACGTGTATACGTCAACCGTCGGCTCTACAAATCCGGTGTGTGTTCGTCGTTCCGTCCTTAGCAATGAGAAGTGGGGGgacccttcttttttcccttggaAAATTCCCCCGAACAGTTTGGAATCCCTCATAAACAGTATTAACGGCACCACTGAAGCTGCCTCGCAAAAGGGCCTGTATCTTTTTATAACCGCTTAGCAGGAGtgcaaaaagaaggggaaaaaacagatGAGGAAAGAGAGGAACATAAAATAAGCACCTGACTACTCACTCGCGCGTGCATTTACTGGCAGCggaattaatttttgcacCCCAGCGGATTAACTGAGCTTGGGTTTTCACTACATACCGCGGAAGCGGTGTAGTGTGCCCTATATGCACGTACGGGCGAATGCTTAAATGGTGAAGCTTATGCAgttctccattttgcgattttttttttttttttttttttttgatcctACAAGGTGAAGCACACTTTTTTACACGCAATCGAACTGTGTCAACTGGTATGCATTGTAATTAAATTAAGAGATccaaaggaaaatatattccCCCCACCACTTAGAAAGTCATACACGCACGGATACATAATTGCATGTACAAACGTTGCAGCAAAATTATAACATCACTTGAGTGAATCGATTCACCTTTTGGGAAGATTTTTTCAACCCCCCCAAGCTATTGGTATCttaaagtacaaaaaaatgaaaattttacacAAATTGGGAAACAGCATGTTCCGAACGGCTAGGAGAAGCTTCTCTCTGGTGACGAAGCAAGCGCATGATTTTACCGCCCAAGGGTTGAACAAGAACAACGAAATTATAAACGTGCAGTTATCCTCCTACATAGGGAAAAAGTATTGCTGCCTGTTGTTTTACCCCTTAAATTATACCTTTGTGTGTCCAACGGAAATAATCGAATTTAATAAGCATGTAAAATCGtttgaggagaaaaatgtgGAGCTGTTAGGAATATCAGTAGACTCCGTGTATAGCCATTTGGCATGGAAAAATATGCCCATTGAAAAAGGTGGCATAGGAAATGTCAATTTTACACTAGTGTCagatataaataaagaaatagcaaaaatgtatgatGTGCTGTACGAGAATTCTTTCGCATTGAGGGGGTTATTCATAGTCGACCTACAAGGAAAGGTTAGACACCAAACGGTTAATGATTTGCCTCTTGGAAGAAGTGTAGATGAAGTGTTAAGGACAATAGATTCGATTATTCACGTAGATAAGAGTGGTGATGTGTGTCCAATTAACTGGAAAAAGGGCGCCAAGTCGTTTAAGCCAACCAGTGATTCTCTCCTGAATTATTTAAACACGGAGATGAAGAAGGAGTAGCATCGAAAGGGGTCAGCTCTACAAGCCCGCTATGCGCGTAACGGGTTATGCCTTATTCACCCGCAAAAGAGGGAtctcaaaaaggggaaaaaaaacaagcaatAAAACAGCTAACAAGCAAAATACTCCCCAAATGAACTACCCCTGATGGGATCCCATGTGGGGTGAAGAACCTCGACGAGGGAGACACCTGCATGTACACCTGCTCACAACGcgaatgcaattttttttgcgaatttgcaaaatggtgtATGTATTCCATTTCGTTTTGTCACCCCCAAGAGAGGGGCTACAACGGTTTTGTGAATTCCCGCAATTTTGCTCCCTCCCCGTTTTAGAAGTCGCACCTGTTTATCCATTTAGTCGCCTGCACACTCACCTGCGCGA contains:
- a CDS encoding hypothetical protein, conserved (encoded by transcript PVX_123420A), whose translation is MIGKIFDNAFRIRTYNRLVCFVIGGAFSYSFANPDMDTVYEFFPIFKQNKYAYLTFLEVNEKHGNVFEEKLKDLCRFYQKQPGYLYTKIIKRKNNFNNLSRYIVVSTWLKSENYLLACNRMYGQILIKNLQNYTNYNSFLYRIVVDDSDYLPPF
- a CDS encoding thioredoxin peroxidase2, putative (encoded by transcript PVX_123435A), with amino-acid sequence MKILHKLGNSMFRTARRSFSLVTKQAHDFTAQGLNKNNEIINVQLSSYIGKKYCCLLFYPLNYTFVCPTEIIEFNKHVKSFEEKNVELLGISVDSVYSHLAWKNMPIEKGGIGNVNFTLVSDINKEIAKMYDVLYENSFALRGLFIVDLQGKVRHQTVNDLPLGRSVDEVLRTIDSIIHVDKSGDVCPINWKKGAKSFKPTSDSLLNYLNTEMKKE
- a CDS encoding hypothetical protein, conserved (encoded by transcript PVX_123425A), which translates into the protein MEKNEKKQFFEIHKKTCYFITTSFFFFSSSFCILSPFLPFTKVRRATKKATLKKTAKTDGKTKSIEKYSYVPLGRNKAKMRVRSFIYALAAALCINSIFAYRRLKDINNLQILSQGFKAIKPTNFHQIRSRAKASAPDQLNIDIGDWTIYITHKTPYYNTEKIKTILIYSMTYPFKELEEFKEYLFED
- a CDS encoding hypothetical protein, conserved (encoded by transcript PVX_123430A); this translates as MDMEIKDFDKFSGFRINCTKDLIVKGSISAVVGMILGIMCSLIVNCTLVEVSLSKFFSMYFGILFIVVGLIIFWRLNANVTDETENRRNQLMILAGLIVFSGILCLFFDRSWLFSLSPLSKVPIYCILGISISFALTFSLIDLINYLIGFIQGSITRPLIESVAQVYLILLFTITMGGIFGFIFGLLDVEDESSHHIRLALMKAENCCFPLGAVLGGIAGFGNEVFRQQSEAYKIENVTEFDDEV
- a CDS encoding hypothetical protein, conserved (encoded by transcript PVX_123410A) encodes the protein MKRILPVCVLAISCLLSNVKCFTTNVYNGSGLHNCSSLFCSYDKLSNIYDNSKFILAELESILYDVRDEKNAHQSEHERDKSLDLEIKFPNSKDHEDLSYLSPDEEYENESSFGEPVPYIIISRMDDDDFEKSILSKTPERLDDSENSELTNEEQMDMAFSKIRDLEEQQKRFSEEKRKFNLKKYLR
- a CDS encoding adrenodoxin-type ferredoxin, putative (encoded by transcript PVX_123415A) codes for the protein MTEDGENDYNFLSRNYTFKRALLNKIKNKCIYFNYIRAFTTQGPEEIDVTFVNQDSYEKTVKAKVGDSILKVAHENGINIEGACDGFCACSTCHVIIDEKYYDLLPEALDNEIDMLELAPCITETSRLGCQVKLKKELDGMKIKLPPMTRNFYVDGYVPTPH